In a genomic window of Pedobacter sp. KBS0701:
- a CDS encoding EcsC family protein, with amino-acid sequence MNMTYEHKINSELDFWKFKILQKPSLLSKVTDKVQKKINSYIPDKVHNAITTAIKQMVKAALFGSTFTTARPITDLTLMHREASAKQKIDSYKKTGAAEGGITGAGGFLMSLADFPLLLGIKMKMLFDIAAVYGYDVKDYRERLYILHIFQLAFSSKEESQNVFFKMQDWDDKAHQLPTNIDEFDWLTFQQQYRDYIDLAKLAQMLPFVGAAVGAVANYKLIEKLGKTAMMSYRMRYFSLQYAVISSQETENRKLKTEN; translated from the coding sequence ATGAACATGACCTACGAACATAAGATAAATAGTGAACTGGATTTCTGGAAATTTAAAATCTTACAAAAACCTTCACTTTTGAGTAAGGTGACGGATAAAGTGCAGAAAAAAATAAATAGCTATATTCCCGACAAGGTCCATAATGCCATTACGACAGCAATTAAACAAATGGTTAAGGCCGCTCTTTTTGGCTCTACATTTACCACTGCGAGGCCCATCACAGATTTAACATTAATGCACCGCGAAGCATCGGCGAAGCAAAAAATTGATAGCTACAAAAAAACGGGTGCTGCAGAAGGTGGAATTACGGGTGCTGGCGGTTTTTTAATGAGCCTGGCAGATTTCCCTTTACTGCTGGGCATAAAAATGAAGATGCTTTTTGATATTGCCGCGGTTTACGGCTATGATGTGAAAGATTACCGCGAGCGTTTATACATTTTACACATTTTTCAACTGGCCTTTTCGAGCAAGGAAGAAAGTCAGAATGTGTTTTTTAAAATGCAGGATTGGGATGATAAAGCCCATCAGTTACCCACCAATATCGATGAATTTGACTGGCTCACTTTCCAACAACAATACCGCGATTACATCGATTTGGCAAAACTTGCCCAAATGTTACCTTTTGTTGGTGCAGCGGTAGGAGCTGTTGCCAACTATAAACTGATCGAAAAATTGGGTAAAACTGCCATGATGAGTTATAGAATGAGGTATTTCAGTTTACAGTACGCAGTTATCAGTTCGCAAGAAACTGAAAACCGTAAATTGAAAACTGAGAACTAA
- a CDS encoding plasmid pRiA4b ORF-3 family protein yields MAIYKFRITFEDFDDVVREIDIKSNQTFEDLHKAIHRSTGYNAEKSSSFYVSTDNWLKGDEIAYLPSERKKDRVVLMENSKLSGFIEDPHQKFYYIYNFDRPYDFHVELVKIILDADPNIEYPFLAKSTGEAPKIMEQNSPQAVDPRGAAAAASEFDFLNEMNFVPEDTDELEAMGEMGINEEERDEDEENEEDEFGDEFSDSDNFEDDSHKDDY; encoded by the coding sequence ATGGCTATTTATAAATTTAGAATTACTTTCGAAGATTTTGATGATGTTGTGAGAGAGATCGACATTAAATCAAACCAAACATTTGAAGACCTCCATAAGGCTATTCACAGATCTACAGGTTATAATGCCGAAAAATCTTCCTCTTTTTACGTAAGCACTGATAATTGGTTAAAAGGTGATGAAATTGCTTATTTACCTAGCGAGCGTAAAAAAGACCGTGTTGTTTTAATGGAGAATTCTAAACTGAGTGGTTTTATTGAAGATCCGCATCAAAAGTTTTACTACATCTATAATTTCGATCGCCCTTATGATTTCCATGTAGAATTGGTAAAAATTATTCTTGACGCGGACCCAAATATCGAATACCCATTTTTAGCTAAAAGCACTGGCGAAGCACCAAAAATAATGGAACAGAATAGTCCACAAGCTGTTGACCCCAGAGGTGCTGCTGCGGCTGCCAGCGAATTTGATTTCTTAAATGAAATGAATTTTGTACCTGAAGACACCGACGAATTAGAAGCCATGGGCGAAATGGGCATTAATGAAGAAGAGAGAGATGAAGATGAGGAAAATGAAGAAGACGAATTTGGAGATGAATTTTCTGATAGCGATAACTTCGAAGATGATAGCCATAAAGACGACTATTAA
- the miaA gene encoding tRNA (adenosine(37)-N6)-dimethylallyltransferase MiaA: MPQPKTLISIVGPTAIGKTALAIQLAQHFGTEIISADSRQFFKEMAIGTAKPNAMELAAAKHHFIDSHSVSQLFSTGDFEIESLNTLDQIFKNHALAIMVGGSGLYVNALLNGLDEMPDIDLSIRERLNKQFEEEGLAVIQNQLAQLDPEYFAKVDQQNPQRMIRGLEVFLSTGQKLSSMLSATKKERPFNIIKIGLNTDRAVLYDRINRRVDQMIADGLVDEVKSLIPFKKYNALNTVGYSELFDYLDGKLSLEDAVSAIKQNTRRFAKRQLTWFRRDEEINWFEPIEKEKVINLIHDRLK, encoded by the coding sequence ATGCCTCAACCAAAAACCTTGATATCCATTGTTGGTCCTACTGCAATTGGCAAAACAGCTTTGGCTATTCAACTGGCTCAGCATTTTGGCACAGAAATTATTTCTGCAGATTCACGCCAGTTTTTTAAGGAAATGGCCATCGGCACAGCAAAGCCCAACGCTATGGAATTAGCAGCGGCAAAACATCATTTTATCGATTCACATTCGGTTTCACAACTATTTAGTACAGGCGATTTTGAAATAGAAAGTCTAAATACCCTCGATCAAATTTTCAAAAACCACGCTCTGGCTATTATGGTCGGGGGTTCAGGATTATATGTAAACGCATTATTAAATGGCTTGGATGAAATGCCAGATATCGATTTATCGATCAGGGAAAGGCTGAATAAACAGTTTGAAGAAGAAGGTTTAGCAGTTATACAAAATCAACTGGCCCAATTAGACCCAGAATATTTTGCAAAAGTAGATCAACAAAATCCACAAAGAATGATCAGGGGTCTGGAGGTATTTTTATCAACAGGTCAAAAACTTTCTTCAATGCTTTCAGCTACAAAAAAGGAAAGGCCATTTAATATCATCAAAATTGGTTTAAATACCGATCGGGCTGTTCTCTATGATAGAATTAACAGAAGGGTTGACCAAATGATTGCCGATGGTTTAGTAGATGAAGTAAAATCGTTAATACCCTTTAAAAAATACAATGCCTTAAACACAGTAGGTTACAGTGAACTTTTCGATTACCTGGACGGAAAGTTATCTCTTGAAGATGCTGTTTCGGCAATTAAACAAAATACACGTCGCTTTGCCAAACGCCAGCTCACCTGGTTCAGGAGAGATGAAGAGATCAATTGGTTTGAACCTATTGAAAAAGAAAAGGTAATCAATCTTATCCATGATAGGCTAAAATAA
- a CDS encoding L-threonylcarbamoyladenylate synthase — MLRDEINKAFEVLKSGGVILYPTDTIWGIGCDATNPEAVDKVLKIKNRPAEKSLIVLLDVDSKLQSYVAEIPDVAYDLIEYAENPLTIIFSDAKNLAQNVINADGSVGIRIVKHDFCTPLIQRFRKPIVSTSANLSGQPSPKFFDDIDPAILDAVDYVVDFEQENRSSRKPSTIMKLSPGGQFEFIRK, encoded by the coding sequence ATGCTAAGAGACGAGATTAACAAAGCTTTTGAAGTATTAAAATCGGGTGGGGTAATCCTCTATCCTACCGACACCATTTGGGGAATAGGCTGCGATGCTACCAATCCTGAAGCCGTGGATAAAGTGCTTAAAATAAAAAACCGTCCGGCCGAAAAGAGCTTAATCGTTTTACTCGATGTAGACAGCAAACTGCAAAGTTATGTTGCAGAAATACCTGACGTGGCTTACGATTTGATCGAATATGCAGAAAACCCACTGACCATCATTTTTTCGGATGCCAAAAACCTGGCCCAAAATGTAATCAATGCTGATGGTAGTGTAGGCATCAGGATTGTTAAACATGATTTTTGCACACCATTAATCCAACGTTTTCGAAAACCTATCGTATCAACCTCTGCAAATCTAAGCGGACAACCTTCACCAAAATTCTTTGATGATATTGATCCGGCTATTCTTGATGCAGTTGATTACGTGGTAGACTTTGAGCAGGAAAATCGAAGCAGTAGAAAACCATCGACCATTATGAAACTTTCTCCTGGTGGACAATTTGAATTTATTCGGAAGTAA
- a CDS encoding glycosyltransferase family 1 protein → MRIGYDGKRAANNLTGLGNYSRSLIEHIADQYPEHEYLVYTPKVKAAKQIGSFFEKDNIKLKLPKNGSFLWRTLNILKDLNQDGCQIFHGLSHEIPLAIQHTRIKSIVTIHDLIFLRFPQYYKFIDRELYGWKSKSACKRANKIIAISEKTKEDIIDLYGISPEKIEVIYQSCDDSFKTAFTTATLSRIKATYKLPAKYILNVGTIEERKNLKLAVQALKEVSEEYKLVVIGKQTAYFKTVEKEIEKLGLKNRIVFLKNIPFADLPGIYQMASVFVYPSFYEGFGIPIIEALYSGVPVVAATGSCLEEAGGPYSLYVSPNDAEGLAKAINQILESPQLQKKMKEKGLEFVQKFNSNLVTQQLMNCYLSL, encoded by the coding sequence ATGCGTATAGGATACGATGGCAAACGTGCGGCCAACAATTTAACCGGATTGGGCAATTACAGCCGGTCTTTAATTGAACATATAGCAGACCAGTATCCTGAACACGAGTATCTCGTTTATACTCCAAAAGTAAAAGCGGCCAAACAGATTGGTTCATTTTTTGAAAAAGATAACATCAAACTTAAACTCCCTAAAAACGGCTCTTTTTTATGGAGAACCTTAAATATCCTAAAAGATTTAAATCAGGACGGCTGCCAGATTTTTCATGGCCTGAGTCACGAAATCCCATTAGCCATACAGCATACCAGGATTAAATCGATTGTTACCATACACGATCTGATTTTTCTGCGTTTTCCTCAATACTATAAATTTATTGACCGGGAATTATACGGATGGAAAAGCAAATCGGCCTGTAAACGTGCCAATAAAATTATCGCCATCAGCGAAAAAACAAAAGAAGACATTATTGATTTATACGGGATCAGTCCTGAAAAAATTGAAGTGATTTACCAAAGCTGTGATGATAGTTTTAAAACAGCTTTTACCACAGCAACCTTAAGCCGTATCAAGGCAACCTATAAACTCCCTGCAAAATACATCCTGAACGTTGGCACCATCGAGGAGCGCAAAAACCTCAAATTGGCTGTACAGGCTTTAAAAGAGGTTAGTGAGGAATATAAACTCGTAGTAATAGGCAAACAAACGGCTTATTTTAAAACCGTAGAAAAAGAAATCGAAAAGCTTGGATTAAAGAACAGGATCGTATTTCTAAAAAATATTCCATTTGCCGATCTGCCCGGCATTTACCAGATGGCCAGTGTTTTCGTTTATCCTTCATTTTACGAAGGTTTTGGCATCCCCATTATAGAGGCTTTATATTCAGGTGTTCCGGTGGTTGCGGCAACAGGTTCATGCCTGGAAGAAGCTGGCGGACCATATAGCTTATACGTTTCGCCAAACGATGCCGAAGGACTCGCAAAAGCAATTAACCAAATTCTGGAAAGTCCTCAGCTGCAAAAAAAGATGAAGGAAAAAGGATTGGAATTTGTTCAAAAATTCAACAGCAATTTGGTTACGCAGCAATTAATGAATTGCTACTTATCTCTTTAA
- a CDS encoding DUF4136 domain-containing protein, with protein MKHTLKWGMLFTIVMAFTSCIAVLTASDYDKKIDFSKLKSFAYFERGIEHLELNNLDKPRMLDALETALAKKGFTKAGQPDFLVNVVILSSINARADWGYSGGGYQWDAVSSSYQWRDSQFGPLNSSKQYQTGTIIIDFLNPETKAIMWHGVGSGFNFDDYENREERIKLAVKQILSEYPPIY; from the coding sequence ATGAAACACACACTTAAATGGGGTATGCTGTTTACTATTGTAATGGCATTTACCAGTTGTATTGCCGTGCTTACGGCATCAGATTACGACAAAAAGATCGATTTTTCTAAGTTAAAATCCTTTGCTTACTTCGAAAGAGGAATTGAACATTTAGAATTAAACAACCTGGACAAGCCCAGGATGTTAGATGCCCTTGAAACTGCCCTGGCTAAAAAGGGCTTTACTAAAGCTGGCCAACCAGATTTTTTGGTTAATGTAGTGATTTTGAGCAGCATTAATGCGAGGGCAGATTGGGGTTATAGTGGAGGCGGTTATCAATGGGATGCAGTTTCATCTTCGTACCAATGGAGAGATTCGCAATTCGGACCGCTCAACAGCAGCAAACAATATCAAACGGGTACCATTATCATTGATTTTTTGAATCCCGAAACCAAAGCAATTATGTGGCACGGAGTAGGATCGGGCTTTAATTTTGATGATTATGAAAACAGGGAGGAAAGAATAAAACTGGCAGTAAAACAGATCTTATCGGAATACCCGCCAATTTATTGA
- a CDS encoding RNA-binding S4 domain-containing protein, which produces MTETEKLRIDKYLWAIRLFKTRSLATDACKAGRVKLKGQNIKPSAIVKVGDVYQVSKGIEKKIIEVVELSYNRTDSPTALTKYKDLTPVEETHAFKSMFHAPSLKRDRGTGRPTKKDRRETDDLIGGMFEEE; this is translated from the coding sequence ATGACGGAGACAGAAAAACTTAGGATAGATAAATATTTATGGGCCATCAGGTTGTTTAAAACCCGGAGCCTTGCTACTGATGCCTGTAAAGCTGGAAGGGTGAAGTTGAAAGGGCAGAATATTAAACCTTCGGCCATCGTAAAAGTTGGTGATGTTTATCAGGTATCGAAAGGAATCGAGAAGAAAATCATTGAGGTAGTCGAGCTTTCATACAACAGAACTGATTCGCCAACGGCCTTAACTAAATATAAAGATCTAACGCCTGTTGAAGAAACCCATGCTTTTAAATCAATGTTTCATGCACCAAGCTTAAAACGCGATAGGGGTACAGGACGCCCAACTAAGAAAGACAGACGTGAAACGGATGACCTGATAGGCGGGATGTTCGAAGAAGAGTAG
- a CDS encoding CCA tRNA nucleotidyltransferase gives MQQHLQNPIFKTLSLIADKSRTEAYVIGGFVRDLFLDRPSKDIDVVVVGSGIEYAEAVGRKLGTKVAVFKNFGTANIKYQDLEVEFVGARKESYRSDSRKPIVEDGTLEDDQLRRDFTINALAINLNAAHFGELLDPFDGVKDLENKLIRTPLDPEITFSDDPLRMMRAIRFASQLNFDIDPAALNAIKTQKQRISIVSRERITDEMNKIILSKKPSIGFKHLFNTGLLHIIFPQMAQLYGVEIIKGKGHKDNFYHTLEVLDNICADTDDLWLRWAAILHDIAKPATKRFEEGHGWTFHGHEDRGARMVPKIFAQLKLPLNEKMKYVQKLVQLHLRPIVLAQETVTDSAVRRLLFDAGEEIESLMLLCNADVTTKNEYKKTKYRNNFELVKQKLKDVEERDKIRNWQPPISGNDIMETFALNAGKEVGIIKNAIREAILEGEITNDYQEAFNFMLNQAKQMGLNPVNK, from the coding sequence ATGCAACAACACCTACAAAATCCAATATTTAAAACTTTATCCTTAATTGCCGATAAAAGCAGAACCGAAGCTTATGTCATCGGGGGATTTGTTCGCGATTTATTTTTAGATCGCCCTTCAAAAGATATTGATGTAGTTGTGGTGGGTAGTGGAATCGAATATGCAGAAGCTGTAGGCCGAAAATTAGGTACCAAAGTGGCTGTATTTAAGAACTTTGGTACGGCAAACATCAAATATCAGGATTTAGAGGTCGAATTTGTAGGAGCGAGAAAAGAGTCATACCGATCGGATTCGCGTAAACCCATTGTTGAAGACGGCACTTTAGAAGACGATCAGCTCCGCAGGGATTTTACCATCAATGCATTGGCAATTAATTTAAATGCTGCGCATTTTGGCGAACTTTTAGATCCTTTTGATGGGGTTAAAGATTTAGAAAATAAACTGATCCGTACCCCGCTCGATCCGGAAATTACTTTTTCGGATGATCCATTGCGCATGATGCGGGCCATCCGCTTTGCTTCACAACTTAATTTCGATATCGATCCGGCAGCGCTTAATGCCATTAAAACACAGAAGCAGCGCATCAGCATTGTTTCCAGGGAGCGGATTACTGATGAGATGAATAAAATCATCTTATCTAAAAAACCGTCTATAGGTTTTAAACATCTTTTTAATACCGGATTATTGCATATCATTTTTCCTCAAATGGCACAGCTTTATGGCGTGGAAATTATTAAGGGAAAAGGCCATAAAGACAACTTCTACCACACTTTAGAGGTATTGGATAACATCTGTGCAGATACCGATGATTTATGGTTACGCTGGGCAGCTATTTTGCATGATATTGCCAAACCAGCAACCAAACGTTTTGAAGAAGGCCATGGTTGGACATTTCACGGTCATGAAGACCGTGGCGCCCGCATGGTTCCCAAAATTTTTGCACAACTAAAACTTCCTTTAAATGAAAAGATGAAGTATGTGCAAAAACTGGTGCAGCTTCATTTACGCCCGATTGTTCTGGCACAGGAAACCGTTACTGATTCTGCCGTAAGGCGATTACTTTTTGATGCCGGAGAAGAAATTGAAAGCTTAATGTTACTCTGCAATGCCGATGTCACAACGAAAAACGAATACAAAAAAACAAAATATAGAAATAACTTTGAACTGGTAAAACAAAAGCTAAAGGACGTAGAGGAACGCGATAAAATCAGAAACTGGCAACCTCCAATTTCTGGTAACGATATTATGGAAACTTTTGCTCTTAATGCAGGCAAAGAAGTCGGCATAATTAAAAATGCCATCCGTGAGGCGATATTGGAAGGTGAGATCACAAATGATTACCAGGAAGCGTTTAATTTTATGCTCAATCAGGCAAAACAAATGGGATTAAATCCTGTTAATAAATAA
- a CDS encoding DUF4136 domain-containing protein has protein sequence MRTAQKLLMLFTVVLALAGCTTLRTASDYDKNVDLSGYKTYNFYDKGIARVKLNNLDKRRLMAAVESEMNAKGFTKSDRPDLLVNLVVVAREKTDVYGPGYYGGWGWGWRGGWGNPFWGGGGTYVNQYIDGTIIIDFLDPAKKILFWHGQGSGFNLDNFNKREQRLYTGVKEILAQYPPTVTAAK, from the coding sequence ATGAGAACAGCACAAAAATTATTAATGCTTTTTACAGTTGTATTGGCATTAGCAGGATGTACAACACTCCGCACCGCATCAGATTATGATAAAAATGTTGATTTAAGCGGTTACAAAACTTACAATTTTTACGATAAGGGCATTGCAAGGGTTAAGCTTAACAATTTGGACAAGCGCAGATTAATGGCTGCGGTTGAATCTGAAATGAATGCAAAAGGATTTACAAAATCAGATCGTCCGGATTTATTGGTTAATTTGGTGGTGGTTGCCCGGGAAAAAACTGACGTGTATGGCCCAGGTTATTATGGTGGCTGGGGTTGGGGCTGGCGTGGAGGCTGGGGAAATCCTTTCTGGGGCGGAGGCGGAACCTATGTGAATCAATATATTGATGGTACCATTATCATCGATTTCCTGGATCCGGCTAAAAAGATTTTATTCTGGCACGGACAGGGATCAGGTTTTAACCTCGATAACTTTAATAAAAGAGAACAACGTTTATACACCGGTGTAAAAGAAATATTGGCGCAATACCCACCAACAGTTACTGCGGCTAAATAA
- a CDS encoding GLPGLI family protein has product MKKIIVITIFFCLSKAVIAQKKIIFHYRNIENLNGRISDVKLEQYFCNGKSLEMPVVNKSLKNDSSYADHEMNSKKIIVGDLERMPFILKSNDGTGLIYAENIWLKSMFLVFDTLNNFNWEISNEKKKINNEICTKAETDFRGRRYIAWFKKDNLTKVGPWKFGGLPGIIFQVSDNENIYSYTLENIEYVDQFPAELKVPNAYANDEKISHSIFISKWKANKRDLEKDNNVLTYTLTGSTNIKNIVAPIKELY; this is encoded by the coding sequence ATGAAAAAAATAATAGTTATCACAATTTTCTTTTGCCTGTCTAAAGCGGTTATTGCCCAAAAAAAGATCATTTTTCATTATAGGAATATCGAAAACTTAAACGGAAGAATTAGTGATGTAAAATTGGAGCAATACTTTTGCAACGGGAAGTCTTTAGAAATGCCAGTTGTAAATAAAAGCTTAAAGAACGATTCTTCTTATGCTGATCACGAAATGAATAGTAAAAAGATAATAGTTGGTGATCTAGAACGTATGCCATTTATCCTGAAATCAAACGATGGTACCGGGCTTATTTATGCTGAAAATATCTGGCTAAAGAGTATGTTTTTGGTTTTTGATACGCTAAATAATTTTAACTGGGAAATATCAAATGAAAAGAAAAAGATCAATAATGAAATCTGTACAAAGGCTGAAACCGATTTTAGAGGTCGCAGATATATTGCCTGGTTTAAAAAAGACAATTTAACTAAAGTTGGTCCTTGGAAATTTGGGGGCTTGCCTGGAATTATATTTCAAGTATCCGATAATGAAAATATTTACAGTTATACCTTAGAAAATATTGAATATGTAGATCAATTTCCAGCAGAATTAAAAGTACCCAATGCTTACGCTAACGATGAAAAAATTAGTCACAGCATATTTATTTCGAAATGGAAAGCTAATAAAAGGGATTTGGAAAAAGATAATAATGTTCTTACTTATACATTAACAGGTTCAACAAATATTAAGAATATAGTTGCCCCGATAAAAGAGCTATATTGA
- a CDS encoding 2,3,4,5-tetrahydropyridine-2,6-dicarboxylate N-succinyltransferase — protein sequence MYSDLKKLIEAAWEDRTLLQYSNYCEAIETVIQGLDKGEIRVAEPVLNSWGINEWVKKAVILYFPIREMKEIKSGPFVYHDKMELKTDYKATGVRVVPMASARYGSFLAKGVIMMPSYVNIGAYVDEGTMVDTWATVGSCAQIGKRVHLSGGVGIGGVLEPVQAAPVIIEDDAFLGSRAIVVEGVKVEREAVLGANVVLTASTKIIDVTGPTPVEYKGVVPARSVVIPGSYTKKFPAGEFQVPCALIIGKRKESTDKKTSLNDALRENNVAV from the coding sequence ATGTATTCAGATTTAAAGAAATTAATTGAAGCCGCTTGGGAAGACAGAACCCTTTTACAATATAGCAACTACTGCGAAGCCATCGAAACCGTAATTCAGGGTTTAGATAAAGGCGAAATCCGTGTTGCTGAACCAGTTTTAAACTCCTGGGGCATTAATGAATGGGTAAAAAAGGCGGTAATTTTATATTTCCCGATCCGTGAGATGAAGGAAATTAAAAGCGGTCCGTTTGTTTACCATGATAAAATGGAATTAAAAACTGATTATAAAGCAACTGGTGTACGTGTTGTGCCTATGGCAAGCGCACGTTACGGTTCGTTTTTAGCAAAAGGTGTAATCATGATGCCATCTTATGTAAACATTGGTGCTTATGTTGATGAAGGTACCATGGTTGATACCTGGGCTACTGTAGGTTCATGCGCACAGATTGGTAAACGCGTTCACTTAAGTGGTGGTGTGGGTATTGGTGGTGTTTTAGAGCCGGTACAAGCTGCTCCGGTAATTATCGAAGATGATGCCTTTTTAGGTTCAAGAGCAATTGTTGTAGAAGGTGTTAAAGTAGAAAGAGAAGCGGTACTCGGTGCCAATGTGGTATTAACGGCATCGACTAAAATTATCGATGTAACCGGCCCAACTCCGGTAGAATATAAGGGTGTTGTTCCTGCACGTTCAGTAGTAATTCCTGGTAGTTACACTAAGAAATTCCCGGCCGGCGAATTTCAGGTGCCTTGCGCTTTAATTATCGGAAAACGTAAAGAAAGTACAGATAAGAAAACTTCGCTTAACGATGCGTTGAGAGAAAATAATGTAGCAGTATAA
- a CDS encoding TlpA disulfide reductase family protein yields MKTLKLFCLLLLAAGAANAQGVKFSADQPAAGSTVKFTYDPKGTNLENLTDVKCTSYTFFSKSNPKNTKIELVKEGAIYKGEISTPDSVTLVGLAFSVGDQKDETPAGYVIEFTKGGKVPAEAYLNEAFLYGLAGNYYLGLTIDPEKAVTLYNQAFALKPALKKKNLQQYLSLEYKADKDKGTKLINENILALSKLKEPKEEDLSTVIGLYSLLKKKAQADSVKIILLKKYPTGNYAWGDDMNALYGTKDFETQEKKAAGMIAKFKFDASKKADADKLNSIYGILANASIQAKNADKFELYAGKVTNKQTKANLYNSFAWPLAEKKENLELATQLSKKSLDLIEEAKNSEVPVYFSSKDEYIKSLDRAYAMYADTYALLLHHQGNNKEALAYQEKAKAYNDASGNERYIMYLNLTGNKDKAYAEAEKIIKEGKATDSLKTIFKTLYTSLKKEGTYETYIANLEKAALEKERAEWTKKMISIPAPAFSLTNLKGEKVSLASLKGKIVILDYWATWCGPCVASFPGMQKAMVKYSGNPNVVFLFVNTWQNEENREKVVTDFIAEKKYNFNVLYDTKNAKDPSKFDVVSAYRVDGIPTKFVIDGDGNIRFKAVGFSGSDDGVVKEIDAMVGLLASKESGK; encoded by the coding sequence ATGAAAACCTTAAAATTGTTCTGTTTACTGCTGTTGGCTGCGGGAGCTGCTAATGCTCAAGGGGTAAAGTTTTCTGCTGACCAACCTGCGGCAGGAAGTACCGTTAAATTTACCTACGATCCAAAAGGAACCAATCTGGAAAACCTGACCGATGTAAAATGTACCAGTTATACTTTTTTTTCGAAATCCAATCCAAAAAACACCAAAATTGAACTGGTAAAAGAAGGGGCGATTTATAAAGGAGAAATTTCAACCCCGGATAGCGTTACCTTGGTTGGACTTGCTTTTTCGGTTGGCGATCAGAAAGATGAAACGCCTGCTGGTTATGTTATTGAATTTACCAAAGGTGGAAAAGTACCTGCTGAAGCTTATCTTAATGAAGCCTTTTTATACGGATTGGCCGGAAATTATTATCTTGGGCTTACCATCGATCCAGAAAAAGCAGTTACTTTATATAATCAGGCATTCGCCTTAAAACCAGCGCTGAAAAAGAAAAACCTGCAACAATATCTTTCGCTTGAGTATAAAGCAGATAAAGATAAGGGAACAAAGCTCATCAACGAGAATATTTTGGCCTTATCTAAATTAAAAGAACCTAAAGAAGAAGATTTAAGCACTGTTATTGGACTGTATTCATTGTTAAAGAAAAAAGCTCAGGCAGACTCGGTAAAAATAATTCTTTTGAAAAAATATCCGACAGGAAATTATGCCTGGGGAGACGATATGAATGCGCTATACGGTACAAAAGATTTTGAAACACAGGAGAAAAAAGCAGCAGGCATGATTGCCAAATTCAAATTCGATGCTAGCAAAAAAGCAGATGCCGATAAGTTAAATTCAATTTATGGCATTTTGGCAAACGCAAGTATACAGGCAAAAAATGCCGATAAATTTGAACTTTATGCTGGTAAAGTAACTAATAAACAAACCAAGGCTAATTTGTATAATTCTTTTGCCTGGCCGTTGGCTGAGAAAAAAGAAAACCTGGAACTAGCAACACAACTCTCTAAAAAATCGCTCGATTTAATAGAAGAGGCTAAAAATAGTGAAGTACCAGTTTATTTTTCTTCAAAAGATGAGTACATAAAATCGCTTGATCGGGCTTATGCCATGTATGCCGATACTTATGCACTATTACTGCATCATCAGGGTAATAACAAGGAAGCATTGGCTTATCAGGAAAAAGCTAAGGCTTATAATGATGCTAGTGGAAACGAACGGTACATCATGTATTTAAATTTAACGGGTAATAAAGATAAAGCCTATGCTGAAGCCGAAAAGATCATAAAAGAAGGGAAAGCTACTGACTCTTTGAAAACAATTTTCAAAACGCTTTACACTTCACTAAAGAAAGAAGGAACTTACGAAACCTATATTGCCAACTTAGAAAAAGCAGCACTGGAAAAAGAAAGAGCGGAGTGGACCAAAAAAATGATCAGTATCCCTGCGCCTGCGTTTTCTTTAACCAATCTTAAAGGGGAAAAGGTAAGCTTAGCCAGTTTAAAAGGGAAGATTGTAATTTTAGATTATTGGGCAACCTGGTGCGGCCCTTGTGTAGCTTCTTTTCCGGGGATGCAAAAAGCCATGGTGAAATATTCAGGTAATCCCAATGTAGTATTCTTGTTTGTAAACACCTGGCAAAATGAAGAAAACAGGGAAAAAGTGGTTACCGATTTTATTGCCGAAAAGAAATATAATTTTAACGTGCTTTATGATACTAAAAACGCAAAAGACCCCTCAAAATTTGATGTGGTAAGTGCCTATAGGGTTGATGGAATCCCTACCAAATTTGTGATAGATGGTGATGGTAATATCAGGTTTAAAGCCGTTGGTTTCTCAGGCTCTGATGATGGTGTGGTGAAAGAAATAGATGCCATGGTCGGATTACTGGCTTCTAAAGAATCGGGTAAATAA